Within the Microvirga ossetica genome, the region AAACGATGACTCTCAGCGCCGGCAGTGGCGACAATCCGTCGGGGCGCGCTGCCAGTCACGACCCCATGTGCACTCAGCGCAGCCAGAATCTTCCGTACCGTGGTCCGGCTGACATTTAGCTGGGCACTCAGGGTGCTCTCGGACGGGATCCAGCCTCCATCTTCGAGCTTTGAGACGAGGTCGAGGGTCTCATTGAAGGCCCGCTTGAATACCCTGTCCGTTTTCATCACGATGGCCCGCGGAAAGCTGACTTTTAATACATAAAAAACAAGTTGACGAGCGTCGCTGGCGGGTTTTTTTCTATAAGGAACATGCCTTCGCGGAGACTCGGCCGTGGCGGACGTAACGAAAGAGCAGGCGGGAACAGGATCCAGCTCATGGATCAGTGAACGGCCGGCAGAAGGATTTGATGCCGTCTCAATTGGACTCCGGCTTCTGAGCTTCGGCCCTCTGCTAATCCTGATTCTGCTCATCGCGGCAATCAGCCTGCTCACTCCTAACTTTCTGAAGCTTGGCAATCTTGGTAATGTCGTTGCTCAAACAGCGGTCATTGCCATTGTGGCGATGGGTCAGCAGCTCGTCATCCTCACGAGAGGCATCGATCTCTCGGTTGGCTCCAATCTCGCTCTTGCCACCGTCGTCGGTGGGCTCATGTTCCGGGTGGTCGATTCTGCTCCGCTCGTTATCCTGGCAATGCTCCTCATGGGCGCCACCGTCGGTGCCATCAATGGCATCGTTTACGTCTTCGGGCGCTTGCCGCATCCATTCATCATCACTCTTGCCACGCTGATTATCTGCCGCGGCCTCGCGCTAGAACTGGCGATTGGCCACACCACGATGCGCGGCATGCCCGACGTCATCACGATGATCGGCGGCGGGTCGACCTTCGGCTTGCCGAATTCCTTTTTCGTCGTGCTCGCCGTAGCCTCAGTGGCCCTCGTGATCACCAAGGCGATGGTTTGGGGTCGCTGGATTTACGCCGTCGGTGGCGCACCCGAAGCGGCTCTGGAAATGGGAATACCAACGAAGGGTGTGCTCGTCTCGATCTACGTTATCTCCGGGTTGTGCGCCGGAATAGGTGCCGTGGTGCTTGCTGGCCGAACCGCAGCCAGTTCCCCGCTCTATGGGAACCTGCTCGAACTCGATACCATTGCCGCTGTGATCATCGGCGGAGCGAGCTTCCTCGGCGGCCGCGGCCATATCGGCCATGCGCTCATCGGAGCAGTGATGATTGGTATCATCCGAAATGCGCTCAATCTGTTGGGCGTCGACGTGTTTTTCCAGATGATCGCCGTCGGGCTCATCATCGTAATCGCAGTCGAAGCCGATATGTTGCGCAATCATCTTGAGGCCCGAGCACGGGTGCTGCAAGCAAGGAGGGCTCAATGAGCCCCGTTGCAAGCAACCCTGTTCTGACCGTACGCCATGCGCACAAGCGCTTCGGCGCGGTGTATGCACTGCAGGACGTCGGTCTTGAGGCCCGTCGCGGAGAGGTGCTGGCCCTGCTGGGAGACAACGGTGCCGGGAAAACCACCCTGGTCAAGTGCATCAGCGGCGTCCACACGCTCGATGAGGGGGAAATTCTCCTCGACGGCGAAGCCGTTTCGCTCCAGTCACCGAGGGCTGCCCGACATGCCGGCATCGAGACCGTCTACCAGGATCTTGCGCTTTTTGACAATCTGACCCCGGCACAGAATTTCTATTGCGGTCGCGAGATCGCTTTCCCTGACTGGCTTCCACGGCCGCTCCGCTTTCTTAGCAACACCACCATGGATCGTAACGCCGCTGCGGTCCTTGATCGACTGAAGGTCAAACTCCTGAACTCTGATGCACCAGTTGCTCTCATGTCGGGTGGGCAGCGCCAAGCGATTGCCGTCGCGCGAGCGACTGTATTCGCGCGGAAGCTAGTCATTCTGGATGAACCTACCGCGGCGCTGGGCCTGCGCGAGTCTCGAAAAGTCCTCGACCTAATTGCGCAGCTGCGCGCCGAGGGCAACGCGGTAATCCTGATCACCCATAACATGGAGCATGTCATGGAGCTCGCCGACCGCGCGGTGGTGCTCCGCCAGGGGCGCAAGGTCGGAGAACTGAAGCCTGACCGGGCAAACCAACGGGATTTGGTCTCACTGATCGTCGGAGCTGAAGCGTGAGAGACTCGCCACCCTGACCTGGGCGGTGAATAGCAGGATCGTTCTATTGCGGAGCGATCCGAGATCGGGAGGTGCAAGATGAAATCGAAGCTCATGCTGGCGAGCCTAGCAATCGCTGTCGCGACTGCTGGGCCAGCCTCAGCCGATAGCACCATCAAAATCGGCTTTATCACAAAGTTCCCCGTGCCGTTCTTCGCCACGATGGAGAATGCCGCTAAGGCCTATGCTACAGCACATCCCGGTGTAGAGATCATCTTTGGTCAAGGCGCGTCGGCCACAGACATCGAGGGGCAGATTGCCTTGATCGAGTCAATGGTCACCAAGGGCGTGCAGGGTATCGCGGTGACTCCCGTTGATCCGACCGTCGCACCCGCACTCGACAAAGCCGTCGCCGCTGGGGTGAAGGTTGTCCTGATGGACAACAACATTCCTGGGTGGGACAAGCGGACGGCGCTGGCGACCACGAACAACTACAATGCCGGTCAGATCGCTGGCACCTACCTGAAGTCGGTCCTGAAGGATGGTGATACGCTCGGCATACTCGAGGGTGTTCCCGGCGTGCCCTCGCTTGACGATCGGGTCAAGGGAATGCTCGACGGGCTGCAGGGCGTGAAAGTCAAAATCGCTGGTCGCGGAGCAACCAACTGCACGGAGGAACTCGGGATCAGCGTTGCCGAAGATCTGCTAACGGCAAATCCGGACCTCAAGGCGATCTATGCCGCTTGTGGCCCACCTGCGGCGGGCGCGGCGCGGGCCATTAAGAATGCTGGCATCGCTGGTGATAAGATCACCCTCGTTGGTTTTGACTTCTGCTGCGGCGAGGCAGAAATGCTCACCGCAGGTATTGAGGATGCCACTGTCGCGCAATTTCCTGCGAAGATGGCTGAACTGGGTGTGGACGCACTCGTCAAGGCGCTCCGTGGCGAGAAGGTCGAGTCGCTGGTCGACTCAGGGGCTGCCTTGGTCACCAAGGCCAACATGGCGCAGTTCGAGTGAATCCAAGTGGGCCAGCATTGGGCTGGCCCTCACATGCCAATGCTTAAAGCAAACCGTAATGGCCCTATTCTCTTGTTCCGGGGATCTGGATCAAGCTCCGTAAGCGGCCTGTTTTGTTGGCATCGTCAAGTTAACGCGGTGGTGACGAGATGCTGGCATACGCGCGGGCATGAACCTGACCCGTCATCCTCGCTATGCCCGCCACCGGTTCCCTGCTGAGGTCATCAGCCACGTTGTGTGGCTGTATTTCCGGTTCCCCTTGAGCCTGCGCATGGTTGAAGAGATGCTCGCTGCCCGAGGTATCCTGGTCAGCCACGAGACGGTACGGCAGTGGGCGATGAAGTTCGGCCAGGATTTTGCCAACCAGATCCGCAGGCGTCATCCGGCTCCTGGCGACAAATGGCATCTCGATGAGGTTGTGATCAGCATCGCTGGTAAAAAGCATTGGCTCTGGCGTGCCGTGGACCAGCATGGAGTCGTACTCGACATCCTGGTTCAGAGTCGGCGCAACGCGGAGGCGGCCAAGCGCTTGCTGCGCAAACTGCTGAAGCGTCAGGGCCGGTCACCGCGCGTGATGATCACGGACAAGCTGGCCAGCTATGCCGCCGCGAAGAAGGCTGTCATGCCGGGTGTGGAGCACCGCCAGCGTAAAGGCTTGAACAATCGAGCCGAAAATAGTCAC harbors:
- a CDS encoding IS6 family transposase — encoded protein: MNLTRHPRYARHRFPAEVISHVVWLYFRFPLSLRMVEEMLAARGILVSHETVRQWAMKFGQDFANQIRRRHPAPGDKWHLDEVVISIAGKKHWLWRAVDQHGVVLDILVQSRRNAEAAKRLLRKLLKRQGRSPRVMITDKLASYAAAKKAVMPGVEHRQRKGLNNRAENSHQPTRRRERIMKRFKSAGQAQRFLSVHDQVANLFRRPSNTNAADHRAFRAQAFMTWSEVTGVAPTF
- a CDS encoding ATP-binding cassette domain-containing protein, translating into MSPVASNPVLTVRHAHKRFGAVYALQDVGLEARRGEVLALLGDNGAGKTTLVKCISGVHTLDEGEILLDGEAVSLQSPRAARHAGIETVYQDLALFDNLTPAQNFYCGREIAFPDWLPRPLRFLSNTTMDRNAAAVLDRLKVKLLNSDAPVALMSGGQRQAIAVARATVFARKLVILDEPTAALGLRESRKVLDLIAQLRAEGNAVILITHNMEHVMELADRAVVLRQGRKVGELKPDRANQRDLVSLIVGAEA
- a CDS encoding ABC transporter permease, which gives rise to MADVTKEQAGTGSSSWISERPAEGFDAVSIGLRLLSFGPLLILILLIAAISLLTPNFLKLGNLGNVVAQTAVIAIVAMGQQLVILTRGIDLSVGSNLALATVVGGLMFRVVDSAPLVILAMLLMGATVGAINGIVYVFGRLPHPFIITLATLIICRGLALELAIGHTTMRGMPDVITMIGGGSTFGLPNSFFVVLAVASVALVITKAMVWGRWIYAVGGAPEAALEMGIPTKGVLVSIYVISGLCAGIGAVVLAGRTAASSPLYGNLLELDTIAAVIIGGASFLGGRGHIGHALIGAVMIGIIRNALNLLGVDVFFQMIAVGLIIVIAVEADMLRNHLEARARVLQARRAQ
- a CDS encoding sugar ABC transporter substrate-binding protein, which encodes MKSKLMLASLAIAVATAGPASADSTIKIGFITKFPVPFFATMENAAKAYATAHPGVEIIFGQGASATDIEGQIALIESMVTKGVQGIAVTPVDPTVAPALDKAVAAGVKVVLMDNNIPGWDKRTALATTNNYNAGQIAGTYLKSVLKDGDTLGILEGVPGVPSLDDRVKGMLDGLQGVKVKIAGRGATNCTEELGISVAEDLLTANPDLKAIYAACGPPAAGAARAIKNAGIAGDKITLVGFDFCCGEAEMLTAGIEDATVAQFPAKMAELGVDALVKALRGEKVESLVDSGAALVTKANMAQFE